A single region of the Enterobacteriaceae endosymbiont of Donacia cinerea genome encodes:
- the tadA gene encoding tRNA adenosine(34) deaminase TadA, translated as MKNDIYWMKYALRFAKLAKNTGEIPVGAIIVKNNKIISYGMNNSIKNHDPTAHAEIIALRKAGKYLKNYRLLNTTMYVTLEPCLMCSGAIIISRISRLVFSSYNKKYSNIGSFIDLLGIYNINYKIKINSGILIKECTNIIKKFFFFKRKKNFFLKGNQFEKKQKNIKL; from the coding sequence ATGAAAAATGATATTTATTGGATGAAATATGCTTTACGTTTTGCTAAATTAGCAAAAAATACTGGAGAAATACCAGTTGGAGCAATTATTGTAAAAAATAATAAAATAATTTCTTATGGTATGAATAATTCAATTAAAAATCATGATCCTACAGCACATGCTGAAATAATAGCCTTAAGAAAAGCTGGAAAATATTTAAAAAACTATAGATTATTAAATACAACTATGTACGTAACATTAGAACCATGTTTAATGTGTTCTGGAGCTATAATTATTAGCAGAATTTCTCGTTTAGTATTTAGTTCTTATAATAAAAAATATAGTAATATAGGATCTTTTATAGATTTATTAGGTATTTATAATATAAACTATAAAATAAAAATAAATTCTGGAATTTTAATCAAAGAATGTACAAATATTATAAAAAAATTTTTTTTCTTTAAAAGAAAAAAGAATTTTTTTTTAAAAGGTAATCAATTTGAAAAAAAACAAAAAAATATTAAACTATGA